From the Argentina anserina chromosome 3, drPotAnse1.1, whole genome shotgun sequence genome, the window AGTTAAGTTTGAACTCTGTATTTACACAAAGGCTGGCATTACTGTGGTAAAATTACTACTGCAGAAAACTGAATGGTTACAGCTGCAGGTACTAATTCAATCACTGAAGCTCAGTGTACTGAGTCAAGGTTTGAATTTCAAAGATAAGATTCTTGCGTATCTCTTAAGCTTTAACTATCTGTACTATCTCTGTATATGAGTTGTACAGCCTATAACTTTTATTTTCACAGCAGGACATGCACTTACTTATACCATTGATCAAACAAGATCcttgttattattattttttctccattttctcTGCTCTTTTATGTTTCACTTTTTTACctttttcaaattctttttgGGTAATACAGAAATTTGAACAGAGATAACTATGTTAATTATGAATCATAAGAAATGCTTACACTCTTGCATGTTTAACAGATTTAAGCTTGAAAAGTTCTTCAATGAACATTGTTAGCCCATAAATGTTGAAGCCATTTGTGTTAACTCAGATATTTAACCTGGGGTTCAGGGGTTGCATTTTTGCATTTATGGTGCTTGTCAAGTCCAGTTGGATGTCCATTCGAGGGCAATTAGCTTTGGGACTGGGTAAGTTGTATACATGTATGTTAATTTTCTGCACAAACTTTtgctgtttttattttctgtttgctACTTTGGGTTTGCAGTATAGGACATCATTGAAGCTGTTTTAAATCCAAAATCCAtgtgaattgaaaaaaaaatgaaactgGAGAGATGCAAGTAAGAAAGAGAAGGTTTTATCTAGTTTAGGCAAAGTAGGTTTATTTCTGTATCTCCCTCTGCCAGAAGATACAGAAAATTTATGAGATCACAATCAAGGCTCTCCTTTTTAGTTTCCCTCTATCTTTTCTTGTTTGACACTGAAGAATTTCTCCTCACACAATTCTACTTCCTTAATTAAAACAATATTGGCTTCTCTACACGCACAATTAAAAAACTTAAATTCTGTTTAGATAAATGATTTGTTGTTTGAGATGATTAATTTACATGCATCAAAAGGTAGTTATGAGCTGGAGACATATATCAAACCAGAGGATCATCCATAAGTTATTTTAGATTAAGATGCATATAGGTTCATGGAAATCATGGCACAGTTACTGATAGTTACTTCATTCACCTAACAATTTGATGTTTATTACTGGGGTCTAAACCTCTTAAGCTTGTAGCCTTATACCTTTTTCATAGTACTTTGTAGTTCTGATCTTCATATTTTGTCTTATGGTAACTGCTTACTTGGGTACTTGAGTTCTAATCAAGCACTATGGATTGAAAGTAATGAGGAATTaaacccatatatatgaagATTGTGTATACTGAAATGAAAGGGAATTCTATCTCCAAGAAATTATGTCCCCAAAATATCAATCCTTGCTTATGGTTTCATTGCAGCTTATTAATTTCCTGGATAttgttcaaataaaataagttAAGTTCTCCACTTCACCTTCATCTCGATACTCGTCACCCTTGTATCTCTTTTCCTTTAGAACCGTAATCAGACCCTGGAGTGCAACTTCAGCATCTTCACTCTTCATTAATGCCTCAGCAACTTGTGCAGGAGTGATCTTCGTCTCCTTCAGTAGGCTTTCAATTTTCTCAAACAAAGGATGGTCAGAAATTGCAAGGTAATTTGAGGACAATGTTTTGAAGCCCTCATACGAGCAATACGACATATGAATGTGCATGTCCATTCGTCCTGATCGCAGCAATGCAGGGTCTAGCTTGCTTTTGTGATTGGTAGTGAATATGAAGATTCTTTCTTCTCCACAACTAGACCACAGGCCATCTGTGAAGTTTAGTAGTCCAGACAGCGTAATCTGTAACAAATTGATCGTGTTATAGTTTGTTACAGTCAACTTTAGTATAAAGAAATGACCTAAAAGTGTTATATGATATCAGTTACTAATGATCACTTCAAATGACAAATCAATaacagttttattttttttatatctgcAAATATGCTAACCTGCTGGCCTTCTGGCTCATTTTTCCTAGTGCCCTTACCAGAGTTTCGATCTTGCAGTTCTGCTTGACTACAATCAATATCCTCAATCACAAGTATAGATTTATTTGTTGTTGCAATCAATGCCTTTCTCAATTCCATGTCCGATTTCAAATGAGTAAGCTGCAAGTCATAGATATCAAACTTGAGGTAATTAGCCATGGCGGCTACAAGCGACGATTTGCCAGTGCCTGGAGGCCCATATAAAAGATACCCTCGCTTCCAAGCTCTTCCTACTCTTTGATAGAACTCTTTCCTCTTAACAAATTTTTCCAAATCCTCCAAAACAGACGCCTTCAGCTCCAAATCCATAGCTAAAGTTTCAAATGTTGCAGGGTGTTCGAGAGTAATTGAAACCCATCTGATTTTATAAGGATCTACTCTTACAAGAGTATGCAGCTTGACAAGCTTTCTCTCCTCCTTCATGGTCTTGAATGTCTCCAAAACATAAGGCAAGTAAGAACTCATGACCTTTTCCTTGTGTTCTAAGTCGAATGCAAGTTGGAAGTACTGCTTTCTCTTGGATGCTACAGAAGGGTGATTGGAGTCTTTAGATATGATATTGAACTTCCACTTGAGCTGAATATCTTCAAACACATCTTCAAATTCTTGATTGTCTGAAAAATGGGTGCTGAAAATACTATCTTTCCGAGTTTGCGTAATTTTGAGGAGTCTAGTGGAGGGGCTGATCTTGTTCTGCAAGTAAAGCTCCAAGGCACCGAAAAGTTGGTTACGACTATTGATTCCATGGTATTCATCAATTTGTAAAGTCATGGGATCAGATAACCAAGTCTTGAAGAAGCCGGGGAAGgccataaacaaaaatctgaAGAATCTCAGAATCAAGGAAACAACCATAGAAGCCCAAGCTGATAACCTTTTTGATACCATAGCAGGTATTTGTTTCAGAGATTCCATGACACCAAACTGCAAGTTTAACTGAAGCAGGCTATAAACTACAGagagcaattttttttttttgaggatTACATAGAACAATTACAACAACTATGGATACAAATCAAAAACACAAATGATCGCTTATAAGTAATAAGACCTATACTCAACCCTAACCTTTGATCCAAGCTTCAGCCTTCGGCAGTCCTGCAGAGCTCAAGAACTGAATTTATCGACGTACTCACCTAAGCTTATATAATAGAGAAAGTCTCGCCCACTATGGAGACTTGTAGTTGTATTTTAGTTGATTTCTTATATTCCATAATGGCTTACTCGGCCAGTCTTCGTATGTAACTTTATACATGACAGAGACATAAAACCATGGTTCTAAGAGAGAAAGACTAAAAGtaatagagtttttttcaccaacagtccctcaactctggtgtacctaccaatgtgatacctcaactcttaatcgtaccaatgtgatacccagactctagtattgctatcattgaagtacttccgttagttttttttaacttttccgttatcttggtgacgtggcagttacgtgaggcccacaaagagggttaaaagacaaaattaacctcatctgagaggagcaatgtttttcccgccctttaccttgagaaagacacccaacaattccaattttggcgccaattttccctccctactcattaatttgtgtctcttatctaaactaaagaactaccgccaaccagtcgaccacaatctgataaaacctagatcaatctcattttctatttttaccctagcacttgttaaactaacagaataaatatagaaatttatatggaacatctcatttccacaatctcataagaataaaaacacataacttaacgaaattcaaatacatgtttaagtaccatttgTTGCCAcatttatgttgatctgccatgatttttacttgtaagaactaatggtacatgtagttgaatttcgttaagccaGAGGGAATAATACCAGCAGATAAAGCATtgtactaatggtacttaaaagttcttacaagcaaaaatcatggcagatcaacataaaatgtggcaactaatggtacttaaacatgtatttgaatttcgttaagttatgtgtttttatattcttatgagattgtggaaatgagatgttccatataaatttttatatttattctgttagtttaacaagtgctagggtaaaaatagaaaatgagattgatctaggttttatcagattgtggtcgactggttggcggtagttctttagtttagataagagacacaaattaaggagtagggagggaaaattggcgccaaaattggaattgttgggtgtctttctcaaggtaaagggcgggaaaaacattgctcctctcagatgaggttaattttgtcttttaaccctctttgtgggcctcacgtaactgccacgtcaccaagataacggaaaagttaaaaaaaactaacggaagtacttcaatgatagcaatactagagtctgggtatcacattggtacgattaagagttgaggtatcacattggtaggtacaccagagttgagggactgttggtgaaaaaaactcaaagtAATATAAGACAACGAATCCATATTGATTGGGGTAACCTCTACACTACCATTCGCTGGCACAATAATAGCCACTCCTTTGATTTGGTTAATTCCAAAAATTACAGAGGTTTGGTCTTTTGGTCAAGCAGTCATGTTAAAAGAAAATGCCATACTAAAAGCATGAGGGTCTACTTCatggtaaaataaaaaaacacctTCATCAAGATTTCATGAGGCAGCGATTCTTTTCCTAATATTCATCATGATAATTTCTATTTCATGAGGAGCATACATTGCTAGCATTCACCAGCTGTTTACTATTTCATGGATACATAAAAAAAcacatactttttttttgggtacaaATGGGACTATTAGCCcaagcaaaagaaaacaacGAATAAACTAGCTACAGCTACAAGCCATAAACTCCCTAGCTCTAGAAAGACCAACAATGTCATCCAACAGAGCATCAGAAACCAACATAGGAGGGTCATGTAAGATACATATTCCTCTATCATTAGAGGTACTATGCTTAGCAAGGATATCAGCTATCATATTTCTCTCTCTATGGACATGCTTCACAATaattaagtaaaaaaaaaacacatatcAAGCTTTTGCAGTTCATTATCAAGGTCCCAAGAGGATGTAAATCAATATTATCATGTTAAAGAAGATTGATAAACACTAAAGAATCAGACTCAATTTCCAGTCTTGAAATCTTTAAGCTACGAGCTAGGTGTAGACCATGGAACAAGCCCCAAGCCTCAGCTTGCAGGACCTCTCTAGTCCCAATGTTCACCATAAACCCACCCTGCCAACAACCAACCTCATCTCTAAGCACACCCTTGCTCcaatattttcattatacATCATGGAGTCATAAACATTCAGTTTAAAATTTACAATAGCGGGTTTAATCCAATATAGCATCTCCACGTGTTTAGGCAAATTTGTACCAAGCTTAGCATTAACTTTAGCTCATTCATCAGCATAACTAAACACAACTTCAGAAAATATTAAAAGGATACTTGAAGGAGCTATCAAAAATGGAATTGCACCTCCATTTCCATATGAACCAACAACAGTTTGTAGTTTCGTAACGAATTTAATACTTTTGTAAATAAGGAATTCAGTACAGAAAAGATAGATTAAAGCAACAATAAAATGGAACTAATACAAGTTCATGAAGATCAGAAGTATGCAACCAACAACCAAGGGGCCGAAGCCAAACCCAATCCTAACACTACCAGCGCCACTTGCATTATTCGTAGGAAGCAATGGTGCAGACGCTCCTGCAGCAGCAGGTGCTGGTGGTGGTGATTGTGACCGTTTCGATTTCTTCGACTTTCCTTTTGATGATGATCCTCGATCATGAATGTCATTACTTGCCTCAGGCGCTGTCGAATTGAAATCCTCATGTTCGTGCTTTCCTAATGATGATGGGTCGGAGCTAGATCCTTGTCCGCAGGTTCCTCATCATGATCTGGAGGACTCCTAAAAGGACTAGGAGATGAAAGAGGTGACTTCATCCTACTATCATAACTACATATTTTCATATCCACCATGTCGATTGGTACCACATCCGCAGGAAAATCACACCCTCCACTAGCAACATCACCTTGACTCGAATCATTACGTAGCAAATCACACGGGCTCGGCGTCACGCCACTTGCAATACCCTCAATATCAGCACAGTTCCACGGCTGCTTCTTCGCCTTGGCAGCCAATCCAACTGTCACATTCGACACGCAAATCCCCGTAAACGGATGGCCAGCAATACCTTCCAGCTTCGCCGCCATCATAACGTTATCAGCCACCATATCCTTGTAGTGAATCCCCTTGATCTTCGGAAACGCATTCTTATCGTAATCATCATCAGCATGTGAACCATAATCTCCACTCATTTTAAACACCCACTTCATGGTGTGCATTTTCCATACTCCTCACGTACACATCTTTCACATAGGCTCCTCGCCCTGCAGCCGTCTTGATCCTGTTAGTGTGTGTTAGTGCGATCCACTTTAGCATGATTAACTCCGTAAATCACGTGAGTGATTCACGGAGGAAATCAAGGAAGCACTTGTTGTCGAAAGTAGTTAGCTTATATATAGGTCAATTTGATGTTGTATACATTCATATTGTGATTAAGGAAAACACTTACCTTGTTtctagttggtatcagagcattgCTCTGTtcctttctgggttttcttgtttttccaTTTCTTGCGTGTTTGTGCAAGCTTGATATCTACATATCTACTCTGCTTATCATCTTCTGGCGTTATTGAACTTGTTTGTCAGCTTCTCCATAGCAACGCGGGCCAGCCATCTTCTCTTCTCCCTCAACATACCGCCGCACTAAGTCGGAATACCCGACTCTCACTCAAGCTCACACACCGACGCCGCACTTCTCCCCTGCATCGCCACCATTGTCCCACCGTACGCCCTCGCCTCGACGTACTCCGGCGACGCTCCTACACTCAGTCGGAATACCCGACTCGGCTCACTCGGTATCATCGAGTTCCCTCGCCGATGATCGCTCCTGCATCGCCGAAGATCGCTCCTGCATCGCCGACGATCGCTCCTGCATCACCGAGTTCTCTCACCAATGACGCGCTCCTACCTCTCCGGCGAAGCTCCTGCATCGCCGCCTTTGCGCTCCTCGACGCGCTCTTGCCTCACCGAGCCGGCCACCGCAAAACTCCATCCTTTTGTCCGTCGCTG encodes:
- the LOC126785670 gene encoding AAA-ATPase At5g17760-like, yielding MESLKQIPAMVSKRLSAWASMVVSLILRFFRFLFMAFPGFFKTWLSDPMTLQIDEYHGINSRNQLFGALELYLQNKISPSTRLLKITQTRKDSIFSTHFSDNQEFEDVFEDIQLKWKFNIISKDSNHPSVASKRKQYFQLAFDLEHKEKVMSSYLPYVLETFKTMKEERKLVKLHTLVRVDPYKIRWVSITLEHPATFETLAMDLELKASVLEDLEKFVKRKEFYQRVGRAWKRGYLLYGPPGTGKSSLVAAMANYLKFDIYDLQLTHLKSDMELRKALIATTNKSILVIEDIDCSQAELQDRNSGKGTRKNEPEGQQITLSGLLNFTDGLWSSCGEERIFIFTTNHKSKLDPALLRSGRMDMHIHMSYCSYEGFKTLSSNYLAISDHPLFEKIESLLKETKITPAQVAEALMKSEDAEVALQGLITVLKEKRYKGDEYRDEGEVENLTYFI